A stretch of the Mesorhizobium huakuii genome encodes the following:
- a CDS encoding dihydroorotase: protein MSIMVFERARIVDPSRGIDEVGSVIVEGRKIVAAGKAALNQGAPEGATVIDCAGKAIIPGLIDGRVFIGEPGGEHRETIASASVAAAAGGVTSVVMMPDTDPVIDNVALVEFVLRTAKDTAIVNVFPAAAITKGLDGREMTEFGLLREAGAVAFTDGRHTISNSLVMRRALTYARDFGATIVHETQDADLGSSGVMNEGLYASWLGLSGIPREAESIPLERDLALARLTRGSYHAAKISTAMAANAVTRAKADGAAVTSGVSIHNLSLNENDVGEYRTFFRLTPPLRAEEDRLAMIEAVRDGTVDIIVSSHDPQDVDTKRLPFADAAAGAIGLETLLGAALRLYHNGDVTLLRLVETLSTAPAKLFGLPGGTLKPGAIADLALVDLDEPWIVSESGIRSRSKNTCFEGARLQGKVLQTLVAGRTVFSA from the coding sequence ATGAGCATAATGGTCTTTGAACGCGCCCGCATTGTCGACCCCTCGCGCGGCATCGACGAAGTTGGCTCCGTCATTGTCGAGGGCCGCAAGATCGTTGCCGCCGGCAAGGCGGCGCTGAACCAGGGCGCGCCTGAGGGCGCCACCGTTATCGACTGTGCTGGTAAGGCCATCATTCCCGGCCTGATCGACGGCCGCGTCTTCATCGGTGAACCAGGCGGCGAGCATCGCGAAACCATCGCTTCGGCGAGCGTTGCCGCGGCGGCCGGCGGCGTCACCTCCGTCGTCATGATGCCCGACACCGACCCGGTGATCGACAATGTCGCGCTGGTCGAGTTCGTGCTGCGCACCGCCAAGGACACAGCGATCGTCAACGTCTTCCCTGCGGCGGCGATCACCAAGGGGCTCGATGGCCGCGAGATGACTGAGTTCGGCCTGTTGCGCGAGGCCGGCGCCGTTGCCTTCACCGATGGCCGTCACACCATTTCCAACTCACTGGTGATGCGCCGCGCGCTGACCTATGCCCGCGATTTCGGCGCCACCATCGTGCATGAAACGCAGGATGCCGACCTCGGTTCATCCGGCGTCATGAATGAAGGTCTGTACGCCAGCTGGCTTGGCCTCTCCGGCATTCCGCGTGAAGCTGAATCGATCCCGCTCGAGCGCGACCTTGCGTTGGCGCGGCTGACGCGCGGCTCCTATCACGCAGCGAAGATTTCGACGGCGATGGCGGCAAACGCCGTGACGCGCGCGAAAGCCGATGGCGCGGCAGTGACGTCAGGCGTGTCGATCCACAATCTGTCGCTCAATGAAAACGATGTCGGCGAATACCGCACCTTCTTCCGCCTGACGCCGCCGTTGCGCGCCGAGGAAGACCGGCTGGCGATGATCGAGGCAGTCAGGGACGGCACGGTGGACATCATCGTCTCCTCGCACGATCCGCAGGATGTCGACACCAAGCGCCTGCCCTTCGCCGACGCCGCGGCCGGCGCCATCGGCCTCGAAACGCTGCTCGGCGCGGCCTTGCGGCTCTACCACAATGGCGACGTGACCCTGCTGCGACTGGTCGAAACGCTGTCCACCGCGCCGGCAAAGCTGTTCGGCCTGCCCGGCGGCACGCTGAAGCCCGGCGCCATTGCGGACCTTGCACTTGTCGATCTCGATGAGCCCTGGATCGTCAGCGAAAGCGGCATTCGCTCGCGCTCGAAAAACACCTGCTTCGAAGGCGCGCGCCTGCAAGGCAAGGTCTTGCAAACGCTGGTGGCGGGCCGCACAGTATTTTCAGCTTAA
- the gatC gene encoding Asp-tRNA(Asn)/Glu-tRNA(Gln) amidotransferase subunit GatC produces MSVDVKTVKRVARLARIAVSEEDAERMTGELNAILGFVEQLNEVDVSGVEPMTSVTPMEMKKRRDVVTDGNKAADIVANAPATEENFFLVPKVVE; encoded by the coding sequence ATGTCCGTTGATGTCAAGACTGTGAAGCGCGTCGCGCGTCTCGCCCGCATTGCGGTGAGCGAAGAGGATGCAGAACGCATGACCGGCGAACTGAACGCCATACTGGGCTTCGTCGAGCAGTTGAACGAGGTCGATGTCTCCGGCGTTGAGCCGATGACTTCGGTGACGCCGATGGAGATGAAGAAGCGCAGGGATGTCGTCACCGACGGCAACAAGGCGGCCGACATCGTCGCCAATGCGCCGGCGACCGAAGAGAATTTCTTCCTCGTGCCGAAGGTCGTGGAGTAA
- a CDS encoding metal-dependent hydrolase — translation MKLTWYGHSAFRIETGDAKILIDPYLIGNPSWTGGWEGPAEGITHVLLTHGHNDHISGALEVLGKSGAQLVANFEICMYLVGKGADGSKINPGNIGGTVDCGGFTTTFVQALHSSSFGEDGGRNVYLGNPGGLVLHFPDDRTLYHMGDTDIFSDMALINELHEPKIGIVPIGDRFTMGGAVAALACRRFFKFDTVVPCHFGTFPMIDPTPEKFQAGLEGSGVKVALTKIGETITI, via the coding sequence ATGAAACTGACCTGGTACGGCCATTCGGCCTTCCGTATCGAAACCGGCGACGCCAAGATCCTCATCGACCCCTATCTGATCGGCAATCCGTCCTGGACGGGCGGCTGGGAAGGGCCGGCCGAAGGGATTACGCATGTCCTGCTGACACACGGACATAACGACCACATCAGCGGCGCGCTGGAAGTGCTCGGCAAAAGCGGCGCCCAGTTGGTCGCCAATTTCGAGATCTGCATGTATCTGGTCGGCAAGGGCGCCGACGGCAGCAAGATCAATCCCGGCAACATCGGCGGCACGGTCGATTGCGGTGGCTTCACCACCACTTTCGTCCAGGCGCTGCACTCCTCCTCGTTTGGCGAAGACGGCGGCAGGAACGTCTATCTCGGCAATCCGGGTGGACTGGTGCTGCATTTCCCGGATGACCGGACGCTCTACCACATGGGCGATACCGACATCTTTTCCGACATGGCGCTGATCAATGAATTGCATGAGCCAAAGATCGGCATCGTGCCGATCGGCGACCGCTTCACCATGGGCGGCGCGGTGGCGGCACTTGCCTGCCGCCGTTTCTTCAAGTTCGACACGGTCGTCCCCTGCCACTTCGGCACGTTTCCGATGATCGATCCGACGCCTGAGAAATTCCAGGCCGGCCTGGAGGGATCCGGCGTGAAGGTCGCATTGACGAAAATCGGTGAAACGATAACGATCTAG
- a CDS encoding GNAT family N-acetyltransferase has protein sequence MAIEIAIETPLQDDVRGLVHELNETLLELTPPEHCYHLTVEQMAGQDTTVFIARDNGIAIGCGALKRHGDAIGEVKRMYTRPSHRGRKIGAQIVKRVEALAKQEGLKRLVLETGDRHPAAWTVYERAGFSRCGPVLDYPDSEWSVFYEKSL, from the coding sequence ATGGCCATCGAGATCGCCATCGAGACGCCGCTGCAGGACGATGTGCGTGGCCTGGTCCACGAACTCAACGAGACCTTGCTCGAACTGACTCCGCCGGAACATTGCTACCATCTGACGGTCGAGCAGATGGCCGGCCAGGACACCACCGTTTTCATCGCCCGCGACAACGGCATCGCCATTGGCTGTGGCGCGCTGAAGCGTCATGGTGACGCCATTGGCGAGGTCAAGCGCATGTATACGCGGCCTTCGCATCGCGGCCGCAAGATCGGCGCTCAGATCGTCAAGCGGGTCGAAGCGCTGGCGAAGCAGGAAGGACTGAAGCGGCTGGTGCTGGAGACGGGCGACCGTCATCCTGCCGCCTGGACCGTCTACGAACGTGCCGGGTTCTCGCGCTGCGGGCCGGTGCTGGATTATCCCGATTCCGAGTGGTCGGTGTTTTACGAAAAGAGCCTTTGA
- a CDS encoding class I SAM-dependent methyltransferase: MPPEDSGAWLLERLRQQIGLKTLAASRLLDFGCGVRFTQAILNRRIPIQSYTGVDCFAEMIDFLRSTVRDPRFSYVLLDAHHPLYNPKGRPLSNETELPLPLRAFDVVSLFSVITHQNPDDAAFIFTLLRRHTATQGRLLFTCFLDAGIAEFEDRSPDRNGGMCFYNPDFLARLVEGCGWRIVHRAPGEGPLIGDSFVIALA; the protein is encoded by the coding sequence ATGCCGCCGGAGGATAGCGGTGCCTGGCTGCTGGAGAGGCTGCGGCAGCAGATCGGATTGAAGACTCTCGCAGCCAGCCGGCTGCTCGACTTCGGCTGCGGCGTCCGGTTCACCCAGGCTATCCTAAATCGCAGGATTCCGATCCAATCCTACACTGGCGTCGACTGCTTCGCGGAGATGATCGACTTCCTGCGCTCCACCGTACGCGATCCCCGTTTCTCCTATGTCCTTCTGGACGCGCACCATCCGCTCTATAACCCGAAAGGGCGCCCACTCTCCAATGAGACGGAACTTCCGCTGCCCTTGCGCGCCTTTGACGTCGTCTCGCTATTTTCTGTGATCACCCACCAGAATCCCGATGACGCGGCGTTCATCTTCACCCTCCTGCGCCGCCACACGGCAACTCAGGGCCGCCTTCTTTTCACTTGCTTTCTGGATGCCGGGATCGCCGAGTTCGAAGACAGGAGCCCGGACAGGAACGGCGGCATGTGCTTTTACAATCCTGATTTCCTTGCCCGTCTGGTTGAGGGCTGCGGTTGGCGAATCGTCCATAGAGCGCCAGGCGAAGGGCCCCTGATCGGTGACTCGTTCGTCATCGCCTTGGCTTGA
- a CDS encoding DNA alkylation response protein, translated as MTDDVTNQPPPLTGGNAWRGDPLLIQLAERFSDPVRKDLDGLGRFVLTQEAQELARLANVETPKLRTHDRQGRRIDLVEFHPAYHALMRRSVANGLHSSVWENGDAEIGRRHQVRAARFYLTAELETGHLCPITMTSASLAALMASPKLFREWAPRVTTRKYDQSQKPPVEKTGLTLGMGMTEKQGGTDVRANVTRAERAGSGFYRLTGHKWFMSAPMSDAFLVLAQAPEGLSCFLVPRVLGDGSGNGFRFQRLKDKLGNRSNASSEVEFVNAIGEMVGEPGAGVKTIMDMVTLTRLDCAVASSAIMRAGLAEAVHHARHRQVFGSTLIEQPLMQRVLADMALDVAAATALSFRLARSFDEAASDRGEAAFARAMTPVVKYWVCKIAPPLLYEAMECLGGNGYVEEAPLARYYREAPVNAIWEGSGNVMALDVLRVLGRAPGLFEEVLAGIDRDLGAGGRGTIGVLKAAMQVASTDEGSARLLTEQLALSAAAAELRRLGAGRIADAFVETRLAGQWRNTYGMIDSRHDARMIIDTLYPPVN; from the coding sequence GTGACCGACGACGTGACGAACCAGCCGCCGCCGCTGACGGGCGGCAACGCCTGGCGAGGCGATCCGTTGCTGATCCAGCTTGCCGAACGGTTTTCCGACCCGGTGCGCAAGGACCTCGACGGGCTCGGCCGTTTTGTCCTGACGCAGGAAGCGCAGGAACTGGCGCGCCTGGCCAATGTCGAGACGCCGAAACTCAGGACGCATGATCGCCAGGGACGGCGCATCGACCTGGTCGAGTTCCATCCTGCCTATCACGCCTTGATGCGCCGCTCGGTGGCCAACGGGCTGCATTCCTCGGTCTGGGAAAACGGCGACGCCGAGATCGGCCGCCGCCACCAGGTCCGAGCCGCCCGTTTCTACCTGACCGCCGAGCTCGAGACCGGGCATCTTTGCCCCATCACCATGACCAGCGCTTCGCTGGCGGCGTTGATGGCCAGCCCGAAACTGTTTCGTGAATGGGCGCCGCGGGTCACGACACGCAAATACGACCAGAGCCAGAAGCCGCCGGTCGAGAAGACCGGGCTGACGCTCGGCATGGGCATGACCGAGAAACAGGGCGGCACGGATGTGCGCGCCAATGTGACCAGGGCCGAACGCGCCGGCAGCGGGTTCTATCGCCTGACCGGGCACAAATGGTTCATGTCGGCGCCGATGTCGGACGCCTTCCTCGTTCTGGCGCAGGCACCGGAGGGACTGTCCTGCTTCCTCGTACCGCGCGTTCTCGGCGACGGCTCGGGCAATGGCTTCCGCTTCCAGCGGCTGAAGGACAAGCTCGGCAACCGCTCCAACGCGTCTTCCGAGGTCGAGTTCGTCAACGCCATCGGCGAGATGGTCGGCGAACCCGGCGCCGGCGTGAAGACGATCATGGACATGGTGACCTTGACCCGGCTCGATTGCGCCGTGGCATCGTCGGCGATCATGCGGGCAGGGCTGGCGGAAGCGGTTCATCACGCCCGCCATCGCCAGGTGTTCGGCTCGACCTTGATCGAGCAGCCGCTGATGCAGCGGGTATTGGCCGACATGGCGCTCGATGTTGCCGCTGCCACGGCTCTGTCGTTCCGGCTGGCGCGATCCTTCGACGAGGCGGCGAGCGATCGCGGTGAGGCGGCGTTTGCCCGCGCCATGACGCCGGTTGTCAAATACTGGGTGTGCAAGATCGCGCCGCCGCTGCTCTACGAGGCGATGGAGTGCCTCGGCGGCAACGGCTATGTCGAGGAAGCGCCGCTCGCCCGTTATTATCGTGAGGCCCCGGTCAATGCGATCTGGGAAGGGTCGGGCAATGTCATGGCGCTCGATGTGCTGCGCGTGCTTGGCCGGGCGCCGGGCCTATTCGAAGAGGTGCTGGCCGGCATCGACCGTGACCTCGGTGCCGGCGGGCGCGGCACGATCGGCGTGCTGAAGGCGGCGATGCAGGTGGCTTCGACCGACGAGGGCTCGGCACGCCTGCTGACCGAACAGCTGGCGTTGTCGGCGGCCGCGGCGGAACTGCGGCGGCTCGGGGCAGGGCGGATCGCCGATGCCTTCGTCGAGACGCGCCTGGCCGGCCAGTGGCGCAACACTTATGGCATGATCGATTCGCGCCACGACGCGCGCATGATCATCGACACGCTCTATCCGCCGGTGAACTGA
- the plsY gene encoding glycerol-3-phosphate 1-O-acyltransferase PlsY: MNYGIIPALVFGYLLGSIPFGLLLTRAAGLGDVRKIGSGNIGATNVLRTGNKGLAAATLLLDALKGTAAVLIAGHFAPETAVWAGLGAFLGHLFPVWLGFKGGKGVATYLGVLIGLAWQVALIFAVVWLVMAFLFRFSSLAALTAAVVVPIALYFMSTPQIPVLFVVMSIIVFMKHRANISRLLAGTEGKIGAKG; encoded by the coding sequence ATGAATTACGGCATCATCCCAGCACTTGTGTTCGGCTACCTCTTAGGCTCGATTCCCTTCGGGCTGCTGCTGACGCGGGCCGCCGGCCTTGGTGACGTGCGCAAGATCGGCTCGGGCAACATCGGCGCCACCAATGTGCTGCGAACCGGCAACAAGGGCCTGGCCGCCGCGACGCTGCTGCTCGACGCGCTGAAGGGAACCGCCGCCGTTCTGATTGCTGGCCATTTCGCACCAGAAACAGCCGTCTGGGCCGGTCTTGGCGCCTTTCTCGGTCATCTCTTCCCGGTCTGGCTGGGTTTCAAGGGCGGCAAGGGCGTCGCCACCTATCTCGGCGTGCTGATCGGCCTTGCCTGGCAGGTGGCGCTGATTTTCGCCGTCGTCTGGCTGGTGATGGCTTTCCTGTTCCGCTTCTCCTCGCTGGCAGCGCTGACGGCAGCCGTCGTCGTGCCGATTGCTCTGTATTTTATGAGCACACCGCAAATACCCGTCCTGTTCGTGGTGATGAGCATCATCGTCTTCATGAAGCATAGGGCGAACATTTCGCGGCTGCTTGCCGGCACCGAGGGCAAGATCGGAGCCAAGGGATGA
- a CDS encoding DUF6105 family protein, which translates to MRYIFAFWAAPMALFWGWFYLSANDMNFGYVMLSRQMHDFFFQLYGQMLGIDPTIIPGMVAKTCIFDGFLLMALWAFRRRREIAGWLKQRWEGPVPFERMQRATEAGPKLPAE; encoded by the coding sequence ATGCGCTACATCTTCGCATTTTGGGCGGCTCCGATGGCGCTGTTCTGGGGATGGTTCTATCTGTCGGCCAATGACATGAATTTCGGTTACGTGATGCTCAGCCGGCAGATGCACGACTTCTTCTTCCAGCTCTATGGCCAGATGCTAGGCATCGATCCGACGATCATCCCCGGCATGGTGGCGAAGACGTGCATCTTCGACGGATTTCTGCTGATGGCGCTGTGGGCGTTCCGCCGTCGCCGCGAAATCGCCGGCTGGCTTAAACAGCGCTGGGAGGGTCCGGTTCCGTTCGAACGGATGCAGCGAGCGACTGAAGCCGGTCCAAAACTCCCTGCAGAATAA
- a CDS encoding radical SAM protein, whose protein sequence is MTMMQRIKSLFRHERLVFPKLELHVAHGCNLSCESCSHYSNHGHSGTVSLEEADRWMGQWSRRIDVAWFSILGGEPTIHPELPAFVGLVRRHWSGARIEIVSNGFFLHRHPTLPAILAADGNTQLSVSVHHASEEYQERLKPVFDLLEAWRREHELYIQIRPSDKNWTRRYEGFGSSMAPFEDGDPRASWEVCPARQCKQLHAGQIWKCAPLAYLPMQKAKYRLSDKWDPYLAYRPLEPGCSNAELRAFAALEDEGACGMCSSKKRSFELPNPLRRPKDQVSTAA, encoded by the coding sequence ATGACCATGATGCAGCGCATCAAGTCGCTTTTTCGCCATGAGCGGCTGGTGTTCCCAAAACTGGAACTGCATGTCGCGCATGGCTGTAATCTCTCCTGCGAAAGCTGTTCGCACTACTCCAATCACGGGCATTCCGGCACCGTCTCGCTCGAGGAGGCAGACCGCTGGATGGGGCAGTGGAGCCGGCGCATAGACGTTGCCTGGTTCTCCATCCTGGGCGGAGAGCCCACCATCCATCCGGAGCTGCCTGCCTTTGTCGGGCTGGTCCGGCGGCATTGGTCGGGTGCCCGCATAGAGATCGTCAGCAACGGCTTTTTCCTGCACCGGCATCCGACATTGCCGGCAATTCTCGCCGCCGATGGCAACACCCAATTGAGTGTCTCGGTTCATCACGCCTCCGAGGAGTACCAGGAGAGATTGAAACCGGTCTTCGATCTGCTGGAGGCATGGCGCCGGGAACACGAGCTGTATATCCAGATCCGCCCATCAGACAAGAACTGGACCCGTCGCTACGAAGGCTTCGGCAGCTCCATGGCGCCGTTCGAGGATGGCGATCCTCGTGCCAGTTGGGAAGTCTGCCCGGCTCGCCAATGCAAGCAACTCCACGCCGGACAGATCTGGAAGTGTGCGCCTCTCGCCTATCTGCCGATGCAGAAGGCAAAATACCGGCTTTCCGACAAGTGGGATCCCTATCTGGCATATCGGCCGCTTGAGCCCGGCTGTTCCAATGCGGAATTGCGAGCCTTCGCCGCGCTGGAAGACGAGGGCGCGTGCGGCATGTGTTCGTCCAAGAAGCGATCGTTCGAGTTGCCCAACCCGCTACGCCGCCCCAAGGACCAGGTCAGTACGGCAGCCTAG
- a CDS encoding amidase, with protein sequence MSDLTRLTISQARAKLRGKEITATEITEAYLSAIDRANPALNAYVAVTGDKARDMAKASDARLVKGEGGALEGIPLGIKDLFGTEGVHTQACSHVLDGFKPRYESTVTANLWADGAVMLGKLNMDEFAMGSSNETSYYGPVINPWRRSRLDTVVMPTTHQGDGGFVSAGGTRTQRSLDNAQLVPGGSSGGSATAVSAFLCAGATATDTGGSIRQPAAFTGTVGIKPTYGRCSRWGIVAFASSLDQAGPIARDVRDAAILLKSMASVDPKDTTSVDRPVPDYEAAIGKPIKGMKVGIPKEYRVDGMPEEIEALWQKGIAWLRDAGAEIVDISLPHTKYALPAYYIVAPAEASSNLARYDGVRYGLRVPGKDIVEMYEKTRAAGFGREVKRRIMIGTYVLSAGYYDAYYLQAQKVRNLIKRDFENVFAAGVDVILTPATPSAAFGIADEDMAADPVKMYLNDIFTVTVNMAGLPGIAVPAGLDPKGLPLGLQLIGRPFEEETLFQTAAIIEQAAGTFQPEKWW encoded by the coding sequence ATGAGCGACCTGACCCGACTGACGATTTCGCAGGCCCGTGCCAAGCTGCGCGGCAAGGAAATCACCGCGACCGAGATCACCGAGGCCTATCTCTCGGCGATCGATCGCGCCAATCCGGCGCTCAATGCCTATGTCGCGGTGACCGGCGACAAGGCACGCGACATGGCCAAGGCGTCCGACGCCAGGCTGGTCAAGGGCGAGGGTGGCGCGCTGGAAGGCATTCCGCTGGGGATCAAGGACCTGTTCGGCACCGAAGGCGTCCACACCCAGGCCTGCAGCCACGTGCTCGACGGCTTCAAGCCGCGCTACGAATCGACCGTGACCGCCAATCTGTGGGCCGACGGCGCGGTGATGCTCGGCAAGCTCAACATGGATGAGTTCGCCATGGGCTCGTCCAACGAGACCTCCTATTACGGCCCGGTCATCAACCCGTGGCGGCGCTCGCGCCTAGACACGGTGGTGATGCCGACGACACATCAGGGCGACGGCGGCTTCGTCTCGGCCGGCGGCACGAGGACCCAGCGCAGCCTGGACAATGCACAGCTGGTGCCGGGCGGTTCGTCCGGCGGCTCGGCAACCGCCGTTTCGGCCTTCCTGTGCGCCGGCGCGACAGCCACCGACACCGGCGGCTCGATCCGCCAGCCGGCCGCCTTCACCGGCACGGTCGGCATCAAGCCGACCTATGGCCGCTGTTCGCGTTGGGGCATCGTCGCCTTCGCTTCGTCGCTCGACCAGGCCGGGCCGATTGCGCGCGACGTGCGCGATGCCGCTATCCTGCTCAAATCCATGGCCTCGGTCGATCCGAAGGACACGACTTCGGTCGACCGGCCGGTGCCGGACTATGAGGCGGCGATCGGCAAGCCGATCAAGGGCATGAAGGTAGGCATCCCGAAGGAGTATCGTGTCGACGGCATGCCCGAAGAGATCGAGGCGCTGTGGCAGAAGGGCATTGCCTGGCTCAGGGATGCCGGCGCCGAGATCGTCGATATCTCCTTGCCGCATACGAAATACGCGCTGCCGGCCTATTACATCGTGGCGCCTGCGGAGGCATCGTCCAACCTGGCGCGCTATGACGGCGTCCGCTACGGCCTGCGCGTGCCGGGCAAGGACATTGTCGAGATGTATGAGAAGACCCGCGCCGCCGGCTTTGGCCGCGAAGTCAAGCGCCGCATCATGATCGGCACTTATGTTCTGTCGGCCGGCTATTACGACGCCTACTATCTGCAGGCGCAGAAGGTGCGCAATTTGATCAAGCGCGACTTCGAGAACGTCTTCGCCGCCGGCGTCGACGTTATCCTGACCCCGGCGACGCCGTCCGCCGCCTTCGGCATCGCCGACGAGGATATGGCCGCCGATCCGGTCAAGATGTACCTCAACGACATTTTCACGGTCACCGTGAACATGGCCGGCCTGCCGGGCATCGCCGTGCCCGCCGGCCTCGATCCCAAGGGCCTGCCGCTTGGGCTGCAGCTTATCGGCAGGCCGTTCGAGGAAGAAACGCTGTTCCAGACGGCTGCCATCATCGAGCAGGCGGCCGGCACATTTCAGCCGGAAAAGTGGTGGTAA
- a CDS encoding aspartate carbamoyltransferase catalytic subunit — MTDASSLPLYPHRHLLGISDLSPADIELLLDRADRAVAISRQSEKKTSTLRGRTQINLFYEASTRTQSSFELAGKRLGADVMNMSVASSSVKKGETLIDTAMTLNAMRPDILIIRHQSAGAAALLAQKVGCSVVNAGDGAHEHPTQALLDALTIRRAKGPLSKLIVAICGDILHSRVARSNIMLLNALGAQVRVVAPSTLLPSGIEKMGVIVTRSMAEGLKDADVVMMLRLQRERMEGAFVPSVREYFRYFGLDAEKLKAAKDDAMVMHPGPMNRGVEIASEIADGPQSVIQEQVEMGVAVRMAVMEALLDPRRNQEGHNQEGRGA, encoded by the coding sequence ATGACCGACGCTTCGTCCCTGCCACTCTATCCTCACCGCCATCTTCTGGGCATCAGCGATCTTTCGCCGGCCGACATCGAGCTTTTGCTCGACAGGGCGGATCGGGCCGTCGCGATTTCGCGGCAGTCCGAGAAGAAAACCTCGACGCTGCGCGGGCGCACCCAGATCAACCTCTTCTACGAAGCCTCGACCCGCACGCAGTCCTCGTTCGAGCTGGCCGGAAAGCGGCTCGGCGCCGACGTCATGAACATGTCGGTGGCGAGTTCTTCGGTGAAGAAGGGCGAGACGCTCATCGACACCGCGATGACGCTCAACGCCATGCGGCCCGACATCCTGATCATCCGCCATCAGTCGGCGGGTGCCGCGGCACTTCTGGCCCAAAAGGTCGGCTGCTCCGTCGTCAACGCCGGCGACGGCGCGCATGAACACCCGACGCAGGCGCTGCTTGACGCGCTGACCATCCGCCGCGCCAAGGGTCCGCTGTCGAAGCTGATCGTGGCGATCTGCGGCGACATCCTGCATTCGCGCGTGGCGCGCTCCAACATCATGCTTCTCAACGCGCTTGGTGCACAGGTGCGGGTGGTGGCGCCTTCGACGCTGCTGCCGTCCGGTATCGAGAAAATGGGCGTCATCGTCACCCGCTCGATGGCCGAGGGCCTCAAGGACGCCGACGTGGTGATGATGCTGCGGCTGCAGCGCGAGCGGATGGAAGGCGCCTTCGTGCCTTCGGTGCGCGAATATTTCCGCTATTTCGGCCTCGACGCCGAAAAGCTGAAGGCCGCCAAGGACGACGCGATGGTGATGCATCCCGGCCCGATGAACCGCGGCGTCGAAATCGCCTCGGAAATCGCCGACGGTCCGCAAAGCGTCATCCAGGAACAGGTGGAGATGGGCGTCGCCGTGCGCATGGCGGTGATGGAAGCGCTGCTCGACCCCCGTCGTAATCAAGAGGGCCACAACCAGGAAGGGCGCGGCGCATGA